The Pseudomonas iranensis genome includes a window with the following:
- the flgJ gene encoding flagellar assembly peptidoglycan hydrolase FlgJ: MDMRKSGLVSSSDSGSYSDLNRLNQLKVGDKNSDENMRKVAQEFESLFLGEMLKSMRSATEALGQDNPLNTPAAKQYQEMYDQQLAVSMSREGGGIGLADVLIRQMSKNKPMAPGEAAAASAAKQQEALAKAAAVPTPIAAGTVATGPLSRVNGERPLWASRSVHAPNTDISHRNDMALINQRRLALPPKLADRLLAGLVPSAPSVATASTAAAATNALPQRAATTAVTGSGALYNGDWLARAEEQKAAGGQMQVYGRAMAQIPLAPAKKAFSSADEFVNTMLPMAKEAADRIGVDPRYLVAQAALETGWGKSVMRAQDGSSSHNLFGIKASSNWKGDSARAITSEFRNGAMVKETAEFRSYASYKDSFHDLVTLLQSNNRYQEVLKSADNPEQFVRELQKAGYATDPNYATKISQIAKQMNSFENYAAAGVSTTPL, translated from the coding sequence ATGGATATGCGCAAAAGCGGTCTGGTCAGCAGCAGCGATTCGGGTTCCTACTCCGACCTCAATCGTCTGAACCAGCTCAAGGTCGGCGACAAGAACAGCGACGAAAACATGCGCAAGGTGGCGCAGGAATTCGAGTCGCTGTTCCTCGGCGAAATGCTCAAGTCGATGCGCTCGGCCACCGAAGCGCTCGGCCAGGACAACCCGCTGAACACGCCGGCGGCCAAGCAGTATCAGGAAATGTACGACCAGCAACTGGCGGTTTCCATGTCGCGGGAGGGCGGTGGTATCGGCCTGGCCGACGTGCTGATCCGGCAGATGTCGAAGAACAAACCGATGGCGCCGGGCGAGGCTGCCGCCGCGTCCGCCGCCAAGCAGCAGGAAGCGCTGGCCAAGGCCGCCGCCGTGCCGACGCCGATTGCCGCCGGCACCGTCGCCACCGGTCCGCTGTCCCGCGTCAACGGCGAGCGTCCATTGTGGGCATCGCGTTCGGTGCATGCGCCGAACACCGATATTTCCCATCGCAACGACATGGCGCTGATCAACCAGCGGCGTCTGGCATTGCCGCCGAAACTGGCCGATCGCTTGCTCGCTGGTCTGGTGCCGTCGGCGCCGAGCGTGGCCACTGCCAGCACTGCGGCCGCAGCGACCAACGCCTTGCCGCAACGTGCTGCGACTACCGCCGTCACAGGCTCCGGCGCGTTGTACAACGGCGACTGGCTGGCCCGTGCCGAAGAGCAGAAAGCTGCCGGCGGGCAGATGCAGGTCTACGGCCGCGCCATGGCGCAGATTCCGCTGGCACCGGCGAAGAAGGCCTTCAGTTCCGCCGACGAGTTCGTCAACACCATGCTGCCGATGGCCAAGGAAGCTGCCGACCGCATCGGCGTCGATCCACGCTATCTGGTGGCGCAAGCGGCACTGGAAACCGGTTGGGGCAAATCGGTCATGCGCGCTCAGGATGGCAGCAGCAGCCACAACCTGTTCGGCATCAAGGCCAGCAGCAACTGGAAGGGCGATTCGGCGCGCGCGATCACCAGCGAGTTCCGCAATGGTGCGATGGTCAAGGAGACGGCCGAGTTCCGTTCCTACGCCTCGTACAAGGACAGCTTCCACGATCTGGTGACGTTGCTGCAGAGCAACAATCGCTATCAAGAAGTGCTGAAGTCGGCCGATAACCCAGAACAGTTTGTACGCGAGTTGCAGAAGGCCGGTTACGCCACCGACCCGAACTACGCGACGAAGATTTCGCAAATTGCCAAGCAGATGAACAGTTTTGAAAACTACGCTGCGGCGGGTGTCTCCACCACGCCTTTATAA
- the flgH gene encoding flagellar basal body L-ring protein FlgH, translating into MKRFVSVLALSGVVSLAGCVAPTPKPNDPYYAPVLPRTPLPAAANNGSIYQAGFEQNLYSDRKAFRVGDIITITLNERTQASKNANSQMDKNSDNSIGLTSLFGSSLTTNNPIGGGDLSLNAGYSADRSTKGDAKSGQSNSLTGSITVTVADVLPNGIIAVRGEKWLTLNTGDELVRIAGMVRADDIATDNTVSSTRVADARITYSGTGAFADTSQPGWFDRFFLSPLFPF; encoded by the coding sequence ATGAAGCGCTTTGTATCTGTTCTGGCATTGAGTGGGGTCGTCTCGCTCGCGGGCTGCGTCGCCCCGACGCCCAAGCCCAATGACCCTTACTACGCCCCGGTGTTGCCGCGCACACCGTTGCCGGCGGCGGCCAACAATGGCTCGATCTATCAGGCCGGCTTCGAGCAGAACCTGTACAGCGACCGCAAGGCGTTCCGGGTCGGTGACATCATCACCATCACCCTGAACGAGCGCACGCAGGCAAGCAAGAACGCTAACTCGCAGATGGACAAGAACAGCGATAACTCGATCGGCCTGACTTCGTTGTTCGGCTCCAGCCTGACCACCAACAACCCGATTGGTGGTGGTGACCTGAGCCTCAACGCCGGCTACAGCGCCGACCGTTCGACCAAGGGTGACGCCAAGTCCGGGCAGAGCAACAGCCTGACCGGTTCGATCACCGTGACCGTCGCCGACGTGCTGCCCAACGGCATCATCGCCGTGCGTGGCGAGAAGTGGCTGACGCTCAACACCGGTGACGAACTGGTGCGCATCGCCGGCATGGTCCGCGCCGACGACATCGCGACCGACAACACCGTGTCGTCGACCCGTGTCGCCGATGCGCGCATCACCTACTCGGGTACCGGCGCGTTTGCCGATACGAGTCAGCCAGGCTGGTTCGACCGTTTCTTCCTCAGCCCGCTGTTCCCTTTCTAG
- a CDS encoding amino acid aminotransferase, translating into MHFDAIGRVPGDPILGLMEAYAQDANPRKFDLGVGVYKDAQGLTPIPEAVKIAEARLVESQDTKTYIGGHGNPLFGKVINELVLGADSQLITEQRAGATQTPGGTGALRLAADFIAQCLPGKGVWLSNPTWPIHETIFAAAKVKVSHYPYVGSDNRLDVEAMLAVLREVPKGDVVLLHACCHNPTGFDLSHDDWKRVLEVVRSRDLLPLIDFAYQGFGDGLEQDAWSTRLFAAQLPELLVTSSCSKNFGLYRDRTGALIVCANSADKLIDIRSQLANIARNLWSTPPDHGAAVVATILADPELKARWADEVEAMRLRIAQLRSGLVEALEPHGLRERFAHIGVQRGMFSYTGLSPEQVKHLRERHSVYMVSSGRANVAGIDATRLALLADAIADACK; encoded by the coding sequence ATGCACTTCGACGCCATCGGCCGGGTCCCCGGCGACCCGATTCTCGGTTTGATGGAGGCCTATGCGCAGGATGCCAATCCGCGCAAGTTCGACCTTGGCGTTGGCGTCTACAAGGATGCCCAGGGCCTGACGCCGATCCCGGAAGCGGTAAAAATCGCCGAGGCGCGACTGGTCGAAAGCCAGGACACCAAGACCTACATCGGTGGCCACGGCAATCCGCTGTTCGGCAAGGTCATCAATGAGCTGGTACTCGGTGCCGACTCGCAACTGATCACCGAACAACGCGCCGGCGCCACCCAGACCCCAGGCGGTACCGGTGCCTTGCGGCTGGCCGCCGACTTCATCGCGCAATGCCTGCCGGGCAAAGGCGTGTGGTTGAGCAACCCGACCTGGCCGATCCACGAAACCATTTTCGCCGCCGCCAAGGTCAAGGTCAGCCACTACCCGTACGTCGGCAGTGACAACCGCCTCGACGTCGAAGCGATGCTCGCCGTGCTCAGGGAAGTGCCGAAGGGCGACGTGGTGCTGCTGCATGCGTGCTGCCACAACCCGACCGGTTTCGACCTGAGCCATGACGACTGGAAGCGTGTGCTTGAAGTGGTGCGCAGCCGCGATCTGCTGCCGCTGATCGACTTTGCTTATCAGGGTTTTGGTGATGGACTGGAACAGGACGCGTGGTCGACCCGGTTGTTCGCGGCGCAACTGCCAGAGCTGCTGGTCACCAGTTCCTGCTCGAAGAACTTCGGCCTGTACCGCGACCGCACCGGTGCGCTGATCGTCTGTGCGAACAGCGCCGACAAGCTCATCGACATCCGCAGCCAACTGGCCAACATCGCCCGCAATCTGTGGTCGACGCCACCGGATCATGGCGCGGCGGTGGTCGCGACCATCCTCGCCGATCCAGAGCTGAAAGCGCGCTGGGCCGATGAAGTGGAAGCCATGCGTCTGCGTATCGCGCAGTTGCGCAGCGGTCTGGTCGAGGCGCTGGAGCCGCACGGTTTGCGCGAGCGTTTCGCGCACATTGGCGTGCAACGCGGGATGTTCTCCTACACCGGCCTGTCGCCGGAACAGGTAAAGCACCTGCGCGAGCGGCACAGCGTGTACATGGTCAGCTCGGGCCGGGCGAACGTTGCCGGGATCGACGCCACCCGCCTCGCATTGCTCGCAGACGCCATCGCTGACGCCTGCAAATAG
- a CDS encoding flagellar basal body P-ring protein FlgI → MVAALLMSAAFTAHAERLKDIASISGVRSNQLIGYGLVVGLNGTGDQTTQTPFTLQTFNNMLSQFGIKVPPGSGNVQLKNVAAVSVSADLPAFAKPGQQVDITVSSIGNSKSLRGGTLLLTPLKGIDGNVYAIAQGNLVVGGFDAEGRDGSKITVNVPSAGRIPGGASVERAVPSGFNQGNSLTLNLNRSDFTTAKRIVDKVNDMLGPGVAQAIDGGSVRVTAPLDPSQRVDYLSILENLEIDPGQAVAKVIINSRTGTIVIGQNVKVSPAAVTHGSLTVTITEDPIVSQPGPLSNGQTAVVPRSRVNAEQEAKPMFKFGPGTTLDEIVRAVNQVGAAPGDLMAILEALKQAGALQADLIVI, encoded by the coding sequence ATGGTGGCCGCGTTGTTGATGTCTGCGGCGTTCACCGCACACGCCGAGCGGCTGAAAGACATCGCCAGCATTTCCGGCGTGCGCTCCAACCAGTTGATCGGTTACGGCCTGGTGGTCGGGCTTAACGGCACCGGTGACCAGACGACGCAGACCCCGTTCACCCTGCAGACCTTCAACAACATGCTCTCGCAGTTCGGCATCAAGGTGCCGCCGGGATCGGGCAACGTGCAGTTGAAGAACGTCGCGGCGGTGTCGGTGAGCGCCGATCTGCCAGCGTTTGCCAAACCGGGTCAGCAGGTCGACATCACCGTGTCCTCGATCGGTAACTCCAAGAGCCTGCGTGGCGGCACCTTGCTGCTGACGCCGCTCAAGGGTATCGACGGCAACGTCTATGCGATCGCTCAGGGCAATCTCGTGGTCGGCGGTTTCGACGCTGAAGGCCGCGATGGTTCGAAGATCACCGTCAACGTTCCGTCGGCCGGTCGTATACCGGGCGGTGCGTCGGTGGAACGTGCGGTGCCGAGCGGTTTCAACCAGGGCAACAGCCTGACGCTGAACCTCAACCGCTCCGACTTCACCACCGCCAAGCGCATCGTCGACAAGGTCAACGACATGCTCGGCCCTGGCGTCGCCCAAGCCATCGACGGCGGATCGGTGCGGGTCACTGCGCCACTGGATCCGAGCCAGCGCGTCGACTACCTGTCGATCCTGGAAAACCTTGAAATCGATCCGGGTCAGGCGGTGGCAAAAGTCATCATCAACTCGCGTACCGGCACCATCGTCATCGGCCAGAACGTGAAAGTGTCGCCAGCCGCCGTGACCCACGGCAGCCTGACGGTGACCATCACCGAAGACCCGATCGTCAGCCAGCCGGGCCCGCTGTCCAACGGCCAGACCGCCGTCGTACCGCGCTCGCGAGTGAATGCCGAACAGGAAGCCAAACCGATGTTCAAGTTCGGCCCGGGCACCACCCTCGACGAGATCGTCCGTGCGGTGAACCAGGTCGGCGCAGCACCGGGTGACCTGATGGCAATTCTCGAAGCTCTGAAGCAGGCCGGCGCATTGCAAGCCGACCTGATCGTGATCTGA
- the flgG gene encoding flagellar basal-body rod protein FlgG, with product MLPALWVAKTGLSAQDTNLTTISNNLANVSTTGFKRDRAEFQDLLYQIKRQPGAQSTQDSELPSGLQVGTGVRIVGTQKNFTAGSLQTTEQPLDMAIDGRGFFQILQPDGTTSYTRDGTFHLDSNGQIVNASGFALEPAIIIPNDAQTFTVGRDGTVSITIAGNPASQVIGNLQTADFINPAGLQAVGNNLFLETAASGAPQIGTPGLNGFGTTLQNTLETSNVSTVEEMVNMITTQRAYEMNSKVISTADQMLSFVTQNL from the coding sequence ATGCTTCCGGCTCTATGGGTTGCCAAAACCGGTCTGTCCGCCCAGGACACCAACCTGACCACCATTTCCAACAACCTGGCGAACGTCTCGACCACGGGTTTCAAACGTGACCGTGCCGAGTTCCAGGACCTGCTCTATCAGATCAAGCGTCAGCCAGGCGCCCAGTCGACCCAGGACAGCGAACTGCCGTCGGGTCTGCAAGTGGGTACCGGTGTGCGCATTGTCGGCACCCAGAAAAACTTCACCGCCGGCAGCCTGCAAACCACCGAGCAGCCGCTGGACATGGCCATCGACGGTCGCGGTTTCTTCCAGATCCTGCAGCCGGACGGCACCACGTCCTACACCCGTGACGGTACTTTCCACCTCGACTCCAATGGCCAGATCGTCAACGCCAGCGGTTTCGCACTGGAGCCGGCGATCATCATCCCGAACGATGCGCAGACCTTCACCGTCGGCCGTGACGGCACCGTGTCGATCACCATCGCCGGCAACCCGGCCTCGCAAGTGATCGGCAACCTGCAGACCGCCGACTTCATCAACCCGGCCGGCCTGCAAGCCGTGGGCAACAACCTGTTCCTGGAAACCGCGGCTTCCGGCGCGCCACAGATCGGCACCCCGGGCCTGAACGGTTTCGGTACCACGCTGCAGAACACTCTGGAAACCTCGAACGTCAGCACCGTTGAAGAGATGGTCAACATGATCACCACTCAACGCGCCTACGAGATGAACTCCAAGGTGATCTCCACCGCCGACCAGATGCTCTCGTTCGTAACGCAGAATCTGTAA
- a CDS encoding 4a-hydroxytetrahydrobiopterin dehydratase codes for MSTLNQAHCEACRADAPQVSDEELPILIKQIPDWNIEVRDGIMQLEKVFLFKNFKHALAFTNAVGEISEAEGHHPGLLTEWGKVTVTWWSHSIKGLHRNDFIMAARTDEVAKTAEGRK; via the coding sequence ATGTCGACTTTGAACCAAGCCCACTGCGAAGCCTGCCGCGCCGATGCGCCACAAGTCAGCGACGAAGAACTGCCGATCCTGATCAAGCAGATCCCTGACTGGAACATCGAAGTACGCGACGGCATCATGCAGTTGGAGAAAGTTTTCCTGTTCAAGAACTTCAAGCATGCGCTGGCCTTCACCAACGCCGTGGGCGAGATCTCCGAGGCCGAAGGCCACCACCCAGGCCTGCTGACCGAGTGGGGCAAAGTCACCGTGACCTGGTGGAGCCACTCGATCAAAGGCCTGCACCGCAACGACTTCATCATGGCTGCGCGCACTGACGAAGTGGCGAAGACCGCAGAAGGACGCAAGTAA
- a CDS encoding sigma-54-dependent phenylalanine hydroxylase transcriptional regulator PhhR, whose product MRIKVHCQNRIGILRDILNLLVAYGINVARGEVGGEHGNAIYLHCPNLINIQFQALRPKFEAIGGVFGVKRVGLMPSERRHMELNALLGALEFPVLSIDMGGSIVAANRAAAQLLGVRVDEVPGIPLSRYAEDFDLPELVRANKSRINGMRVKVKGDIFLADIAPLQSEHDDSEAMAGAVLTLHRADRVGERIYNVRKQELRGFDSIFQSSKVMAAVVREARRMAPLDAPLLIEGETGTGKELLARACHLASPRGQSPLMALNCAGLPESMAETELFGYGPGAFEGARAEGKLGLLELTAGGTLFLDGVGEMSPRLQVKLLRFLQDGCFRRVGSDEEVYLDVRVICATQVDLSELCARGEFRQDLYHRLNVLSLHIPPLRECLDGLTPLVEHFLDQASRQIGCPLPKLAPAAMDRLSHYHWPGNVRQLENVLFQAVSLCDGGTVKAEHIRLPDYGVRQPLGDFSLDGSLDEIVGRFEKAVLERLYSEHPSSRQLGKRLGVSHTTIANKLREYEVGKTSES is encoded by the coding sequence ATGCGCATCAAAGTCCACTGCCAGAACCGCATCGGCATCCTGCGCGACATTCTCAATCTGCTGGTGGCGTACGGGATCAACGTTGCCCGCGGTGAAGTTGGCGGTGAGCATGGCAATGCGATCTACCTGCACTGCCCGAATCTGATCAACATCCAGTTCCAGGCATTGCGCCCCAAGTTCGAGGCGATCGGCGGGGTGTTCGGGGTCAAGCGCGTCGGGCTGATGCCCAGTGAACGCCGGCACATGGAATTGAACGCACTGCTCGGCGCACTGGAGTTTCCGGTGCTGTCGATCGACATGGGCGGCTCGATCGTTGCGGCCAACCGCGCGGCGGCGCAGTTGCTCGGGGTGCGCGTCGATGAGGTGCCGGGGATTCCGCTGTCGCGCTACGCCGAGGATTTCGACCTGCCCGAACTGGTGCGCGCCAACAAATCGCGGATCAACGGCATGCGCGTCAAGGTCAAGGGCGACATCTTTCTCGCCGACATCGCGCCGCTGCAATCGGAGCACGATGACAGCGAGGCCATGGCCGGCGCCGTACTGACGCTGCACCGCGCCGACCGCGTCGGCGAGCGTATCTACAATGTGCGCAAGCAAGAGCTGCGCGGTTTCGACAGCATCTTCCAGAGCTCGAAAGTCATGGCCGCTGTGGTCCGCGAAGCGCGACGCATGGCGCCGCTGGATGCACCGCTATTAATAGAAGGCGAAACCGGCACCGGCAAGGAATTGCTGGCGCGCGCCTGCCACCTCGCCAGCCCGCGTGGACAGTCGCCGTTGATGGCACTCAACTGCGCCGGGTTGCCGGAGTCGATGGCCGAGACCGAACTGTTCGGCTACGGCCCCGGCGCTTTCGAAGGTGCTCGCGCTGAGGGCAAGCTTGGCCTGCTGGAGTTGACCGCTGGCGGCACGCTGTTTCTCGATGGCGTCGGCGAGATGAGCCCGCGCTTGCAGGTAAAATTGCTGCGCTTTCTTCAGGACGGTTGCTTCCGTCGCGTCGGCAGTGATGAAGAGGTGTATCTGGACGTGCGGGTGATCTGCGCGACCCAGGTGGACTTGTCCGAATTGTGCGCGCGAGGCGAGTTTCGCCAGGATCTCTATCACCGCTTGAACGTGCTGTCGCTGCACATCCCGCCGCTGCGCGAATGCCTCGACGGTCTGACGCCGCTGGTTGAACACTTTCTCGATCAGGCCAGTCGGCAGATCGGCTGCCCGCTGCCGAAACTGGCCCCGGCGGCGATGGATCGCCTCAGCCATTACCACTGGCCGGGCAACGTGCGGCAGCTGGAGAACGTACTGTTCCAGGCGGTTTCCCTGTGCGACGGCGGCACGGTCAAGGCCGAACATATTCGCCTGCCGGATTACGGCGTGCGTCAGCCGCTTGGCGATTTTTCCCTCGACGGAAGTCTGGACGAGATCGTCGGGCGCTTCGAGAAAGCGGTGCTGGAACGCTTGTATTCCGAGCATCCGAGCAGTCGGCAGTTGGGCAAGCGGCTGGGTGTTTCGCACACGACGATTGCCAACAAGTTGCGTGAGTATGAGGTTGGCAAAACCTCCGAAAGCTAA
- a CDS encoding flagellar basal body rod protein FlgF, producing MDKYLYVAMTGASQNALAQRAHANNLANISTNGFQRDLEQARSMPVFGDSFPARAFAMSERPATDFTPGSLVQTGRELDVAVSGNGFIAVQNPGGGESYVRTGSLNIDALGVLRAGNGMPVIGNGGPIAVPPEQQVEVGEDGTISIRAMGEGPRVMAEVDRIKLVNPDIKNMNKGLDGSIYTKDGQPAQADANVKLVSGFLESSNVNAVEEMTSVLALAKQFELHVKMMNTAKDDDQAMARVLQIS from the coding sequence GTGGACAAGTACCTTTATGTGGCAATGACCGGCGCCAGCCAGAACGCACTGGCGCAGCGGGCGCATGCCAACAACCTGGCGAACATCTCCACCAACGGCTTCCAGCGCGACCTCGAGCAGGCGCGTTCGATGCCGGTGTTCGGTGACAGCTTTCCGGCGCGCGCGTTTGCCATGAGCGAACGTCCCGCCACCGACTTCACGCCGGGCTCACTGGTGCAGACCGGCCGTGAACTCGACGTCGCGGTATCCGGCAACGGTTTCATCGCCGTGCAAAACCCCGGCGGCGGCGAAAGCTACGTGCGTACCGGCAGTCTCAACATCGACGCCCTCGGCGTATTGCGCGCCGGCAACGGCATGCCGGTGATCGGTAATGGCGGCCCGATCGCCGTGCCGCCCGAGCAGCAGGTCGAAGTCGGCGAAGACGGCACCATCAGCATTCGCGCAATGGGCGAAGGCCCCCGCGTCATGGCCGAAGTCGACCGGATCAAACTGGTCAACCCGGACATCAAGAACATGAACAAAGGTCTCGACGGTTCGATTTACACCAAGGACGGTCAGCCGGCGCAAGCCGACGCCAACGTCAAACTGGTCTCGGGTTTCCTCGAGTCGAGCAACGTCAATGCCGTGGAAGAAATGACTTCGGTGCTGGCCCTGGCCAAGCAGTTCGAGTTGCACGTCAAGATGATGAACACCGCCAAAGACGACGACCAGGCCATGGCTCGGGTCTTGCAGATCAGCTAA
- the arfB gene encoding alternative ribosome rescue aminoacyl-tRNA hydrolase ArfB, whose product MLVISNNVHLPDAEIELTAIRAQGAGGQNVNKVSSAMHLRFDIPNSSLPEFYKDRLLALRDSRITSDGVLIIKAQQYRTQEANRADALERLVELILSATKVEKKRRPTKPTLGSKKRRLESKTKRGSIKAGRGKVDF is encoded by the coding sequence AACGTGCATCTGCCGGATGCCGAGATCGAATTGACCGCCATCCGCGCGCAAGGCGCCGGAGGGCAGAACGTCAACAAGGTCTCCAGCGCCATGCATTTGCGCTTCGACATTCCCAACTCGTCATTGCCGGAGTTCTACAAGGATCGCCTGCTGGCACTGCGCGACAGTCGTATCACCAGCGATGGCGTGCTGATCATCAAGGCGCAGCAATACCGAACCCAGGAAGCCAACCGCGCCGATGCGCTGGAGCGGCTGGTCGAGCTGATTCTCAGCGCCACCAAAGTGGAAAAGAAACGCCGCCCGACCAAGCCGACCCTTGGTTCGAAGAAGCGCCGGCTGGAGTCGAAAACCAAGCGCGGCAGCATCAAGGCCGGGCGCGGCAAGGTGGACTTCTAA
- the phhA gene encoding phenylalanine 4-monooxygenase, translated as MKQTHYVAREPDAQGFIDYPAEEHAVWNTLITRQLKVIEGRACQEYLDGIEKLGLPHDRIPQLAEINKVLGETTGWQVARVPALIPFQTFFELLASKQFPVATFIRTREELDYLQEPDIFHEIFGHCPLLTNPYFAEFTHTYGKLGLQATKEERVYLARLYWMTIEFGLVDTPQGKRIYGGGILSSPKETVYCLSDEPEHQIFDPLEAMRTPYRIDILQPLYFVLPNLKRLFDVAHEDIMAMVRQGMQLGLHAPKFPPKPKAA; from the coding sequence ATGAAGCAGACGCACTACGTGGCTCGCGAGCCCGATGCGCAAGGTTTTATCGACTACCCCGCCGAAGAACATGCGGTGTGGAACACGCTGATCACTCGCCAATTGAAGGTGATCGAAGGTCGCGCGTGCCAGGAATACCTGGACGGTATCGAAAAACTCGGTCTGCCCCACGACCGCATCCCGCAACTGGCCGAGATCAATAAAGTCCTCGGCGAGACCACTGGCTGGCAAGTTGCCCGGGTGCCAGCGCTGATTCCTTTCCAGACCTTTTTCGAGTTGCTTGCCAGCAAGCAATTCCCCGTCGCCACCTTCATACGTACCCGCGAAGAACTCGACTACCTGCAAGAGCCGGACATCTTTCACGAGATCTTTGGTCATTGCCCGTTGCTGACCAACCCGTACTTCGCTGAATTCACCCACACCTACGGCAAGCTCGGCCTGCAAGCGACCAAGGAAGAGCGCGTGTATCTGGCGCGGCTGTACTGGATGACCATCGAATTCGGTCTGGTCGACACCCCGCAGGGCAAGCGCATCTACGGTGGCGGGATTCTGTCCTCGCCGAAAGAAACCGTTTATTGCCTGTCGGACGAGCCCGAGCATCAGATTTTCGATCCGCTAGAAGCCATGCGCACGCCGTATCGCATCGACATCCTGCAGCCGCTGTACTTCGTCCTGCCCAATCTCAAGCGCCTGTTCGACGTGGCCCATGAAGACATCATGGCCATGGTTCGTCAGGGCATGCAGCTGGGCTTGCACGCGCCGAAATTTCCGCCGAAACCCAAAGCCGCCTGA
- a CDS encoding MFS transporter gives MYEPQRPLAVTLQVVSIVLFTFIGYLNIGIPLAVLPGYVHSDLGFGAVIAGLVISVQYLATLLSRPYAGKIIDNQGSKRAVMIGLAGCGLSGVFMLISAWTPNLPLLSLISLLIGRLVLGSAESLVGSGSIGWGIGRVGAANTAKVISWNGIASYGALAIGAPFGVWLVSRLGLWSMGVSIILLALLGLALAWPKTAAPIVAGERLPFMHVLGKVFPHGCGLALGSIGFGTIATFITLYYATQHWDNAVLCLSLFGASFIGARLLFGNLINRLGGFRVAIACLSVETLGLLLLWIAPDAHWALAGAALSGFGFSLVFPALGVEAVNLVPASSRGAAVGAYSLFIDLSLGITGPLAGAIAAGFGFASIFLFAAFAALSGLGLSVYLYKHTAKYREV, from the coding sequence ATATACGAGCCCCAGCGTCCGCTGGCGGTCACGCTGCAAGTGGTCTCCATCGTCCTTTTCACCTTCATCGGTTACCTGAACATCGGCATCCCGCTCGCCGTGTTGCCGGGCTACGTCCACAGTGACCTGGGTTTCGGTGCGGTGATCGCCGGGCTGGTGATCAGCGTGCAATACCTCGCCACCCTGCTCAGCCGCCCGTATGCCGGCAAGATCATCGACAACCAGGGCAGCAAACGCGCAGTGATGATCGGCCTCGCTGGTTGCGGCTTGAGCGGTGTGTTCATGCTGATTTCCGCGTGGACGCCGAACCTGCCGCTGCTGAGCCTGATCAGTCTGTTGATCGGCCGTCTGGTGTTGGGCAGTGCGGAAAGCCTGGTCGGTTCCGGTTCGATTGGCTGGGGCATTGGTCGGGTTGGCGCGGCGAATACGGCGAAAGTGATTTCCTGGAACGGCATCGCCAGTTACGGGGCCCTGGCGATCGGCGCGCCGTTCGGTGTCTGGCTGGTAAGCAGGTTGGGGCTGTGGAGCATGGGCGTGAGCATCATCCTCCTCGCTTTGCTCGGTCTGGCGCTGGCATGGCCAAAAACCGCTGCGCCGATCGTCGCCGGCGAACGTCTGCCGTTCATGCATGTGCTGGGCAAAGTCTTCCCTCACGGCTGCGGACTGGCGCTGGGCTCGATCGGTTTTGGCACCATCGCCACCTTCATTACCCTGTATTACGCGACCCAGCACTGGGACAACGCGGTGCTGTGCCTGAGCCTGTTCGGCGCCAGCTTCATCGGCGCGCGGCTGCTGTTCGGCAATCTGATCAACCGCCTCGGCGGCTTCCGCGTGGCGATTGCCTGTCTGTCGGTGGAAACGTTGGGACTGTTGCTGTTGTGGATTGCTCCGGATGCGCATTGGGCACTGGCCGGTGCGGCGCTGAGCGGTTTCGGCTTCTCGCTGGTGTTCCCGGCGCTGGGCGTGGAAGCAGTGAATCTGGTGCCGGCCTCGAGCCGTGGCGCGGCGGTCGGTGCCTATTCGCTGTTCATTGATTTGTCGCTGGGGATCACCGGGCCGCTGGCCGGGGCGATCGCAGCAGGATTCGGTTTTGCTTCGATCTTTCTGTTCGCAGCCTTCGCGGCGTTGAGCGGACTTGGCTTGAGTGTCTATCTGTACAAGCACACGGCGAAGTATCGCGAGGTTTAG